The following is a genomic window from Amycolatopsis acidiphila.
TGCGCACGTCGGTGTCGAAGCTGCAGAAGCAACTGGGCACGACCACGCTCTACGTCACGCACGACCAGACCGAGGCGATGACGCTCGGTGACCGCGTCGTCGTGCTGCGGGCCGGCTACGTGCAGCAGATCGGCAGCCCGCAGTTCCTCTACGACCACCCCGCGAACCTGTTCGTGGCCGGGTTCATCGGCTCGCCGTCGATGAACTTCCTGCCGGCGACGCTGGAGGACGGGCAGCTCAAGAGCCCGCTCGGGTCGTTCGCGCTGCCGGACAAGGTGCGGCGGCTGGCCGAGGCCGCGAAGGCGCCGCGCGAGGTGATCGTCGGCGTGCGCCCGGAGCACTTCGAGGACGCCGCGCTGGTCGATGAGGCCGCCCGGAGCAGCGGTGTCACCTTCGCCGCGCACGTGGACGTGCTCGAGTCGATGGGGTCGGAGAAGTACGCCTACTTCACGATCGAGGGGGAGCTGGCGAGCTCCTCCGAACTGGCCGAGCTGGCCGCGGACACGGGCGCGGACGACATCCCGGGCGGCGGTGCCCAGATCGTCGCCCGGCTGTCCGCGTCGTCGCCGGTGTCCGCCGGTGGCCAGGCCGAGGTCTGGTTCGACGCGACCAAGCTGCAGTTGTTCGACCCGTCCTCGGGCGCGAACCTCACCTACGAGGAGGACTGAGCCGCGGCACCCTTCCACGCTTAACCTGTTCTCAGGCCGGTGCGGGCATGCTGGAGGTGTGCAGGCGCTGAGCGGAGCGATCGCGTGATCGGGCTGGCGGTGGCCTGCGCGCTGTGTGCGGCGATCGCCAGTGGGCTGGGCGCCCGGCTGCAGCACGGCGGCGTCCGCGCGGAGACCCGCGACGGCGAGCTGCACCTGCGCTCGCTGGCGCGGCTCGGCCGCAACCCGGGCTGGCTGCTCGGGTTCGCGGTGCTCGGCGTCGGGACGGTGCTGCAGATCGTCGCGCTGACGCTCGCGCCGGTGATCGTGGTGGCGCCGCTGGTGGTGCTCGCGCTGCCGGTCGTGGCAGTGCTCAGCGGACGGCGGGACCGCACCAGCATGCTCGCCATCGCGGCGGTGTCGATCGCGGTCGGGGTGTTCGTCGCCCTGTCCAGCGATGCCGCCGCGAGCCCGCGGCTGCCTCCGTCGGACGTCCTGGACGCCACGCAGATCGTGACCGTGATCGTGGCCGTGCTGGGCACGATCGCCCTGTTCGGTCGCGGCCTCGTTCGTTGTGTCGCGTTGTCCGCCGCCGCGGGTGCGGCTTACGGGCTGGTGTCGGTGCTCGTCCGGGACGTCGCGTCCACGGTGCAGACGCTCGGCCTGGCCGAACTGCCGTGGCTGGTGGCCTGCGGCGCGGTCGCGGCGTTCCTCCTCGGCGCGTGGTTCGTCCAGCTCGCCTACGCGAGCGGCCCGCCGGACGTGGTGGTCGGCTGCCAGACCATGGTGAACCCGCTGGTCGCGACGGTCCTCGGGATGACCGTCCTCGGCGAGGCACCGGCCATGCACCCGCTGACGCTCGCGCTGCTCGCGGTGTGTGGTGCGGCGGCGCTCGCGGGCATCTCGGTGCTGGTGCGTCACTATCAGGTGGTGAGCTCGCTCCGCCGTCGCAGCAGGTACTCCCGCTCGACCTGATTTCCCACCAGGTCGAGCGCTTGTTCATAGGCCGCGACGGCTTCGGCCTGCCTGCCCGCGCGGCGCAACAGGTCGGCACGAGCGGCGGGAAGCAGGTGCGAATCGAGGCGCACGTGCTCGAGCAGGCGCAGGCCCGCCTCCGGGCCGGACGCCATCGCCACCGCGATCGCCCGGTTGAGCTCCACCATCGGCGACGGCGCGAGCATCCCGTACAGCTCCACGATCTGCGGCCAGTCGGTCTCCTCCGGCGTCGGCGCGTCCGAGTGCACCGCCGCGATCGCCGCCTGGACGGCGTACGGTCCGGCGCTGCCGGACACGAGCTGCCGGCCCTCGTCGATCAGGGCCTGGTTCCACGATCCGCGGTCCTGTTCCTCCAGCGGCACCAGCCGTCCCACGGAATCCACCCGCGCTGCGCGACGGGCGTCGGTGAGCAACAGCAGGGCGAGCAGCCCGGACACCGCGGGCTCCGGCAGCAGTTCGTGCAGCACCCTGGAGAGCCGGATCGCCTCCTCGCACAGACCCACCTTGATCAGCTCCGGACCCGAGGTCGCCGCGTAACCCTCGGTGAACAGCAGGTAGATCACGGCGAGGACGGCGGGCAACCGGTGTGCGAGCTCGTCCTGTCCGGGGACGCGGAACGGGATGCCGGCGCCGCGGATCTTCCGCTTCGCGCGCACGATTCGTTGCTGCACGGTGCTTTCGCTGACCAGGAACAGCCGCGCGACCTCTTCGGTGGACAGCCCGCCGAGGCAGCGCAGGATCAGCGCGACCTGGGCCTGTCGCCCGAGTGACGGGTGGCAGCAGGTGAAGAACAGCCGCAGCCGGTCGTCCAGCACCGGCCCCTCGGCCGGCGCCGGCGCGGGTTCCTCCGCGAGCGCGGCGAGCTTCGAGTCGAGTCTTCGCGCACTGCGGATCCGGTCGATCGCGCGATTGCGCGCCGTGATCACCAGCCACGCCGCCGGGTGCTCGGGCACGCCGTCGGCGCGCCACTTCGCGGCGGCGATCGCGTAGGCGTCGGCGAGGGCCTCCTCGGCGAGGTCGAAATCGCCGAGGAGACCGATCAGCCGGGCCAGCACGCGGCCGTGCTCCGCGTGGAACACGGCCACCAGCGGATCGGTGTGCATGTCAGTGCGCGAGCGGCCGCACCTCGACGGCGCCCTCCCGCGCGCCGGGACACTGCGCGGCCCACTTCAGGGCCTCGTCCAGGTTCGCGCAGTCGAACACGTAGTAGCCGCCGAGTTGCTCGCGTGCTTCGGCGAACGGGCCGTCGGTGAACAGCTCCTCGTCGTCGCGCACCCGCACGGTGGTCGCGGTGGACGAGGCCAGCAGGCGGGCGCCGTCCTTGAGCACGCCGGCCTCGACCAGCTGCCGCGTGTAGTCCTCGTAGTCCGAGCTCATCCTGGTGTAGTCGGCGGGGACGCTCTCGTCGACGTAGATCATGGTCAGGTACTTCATGGCGGAATCCCTTCTCCTCGATCAGCTTGCCCGGTAAGGACGACCGGGCCGGGTGCGGATCGACAGGGGATTACTGTGACCTGAGTCACATCAGCGGCACCAGTGATCCATCGCGTCGCGGACCCGGTCCACGTCGAGCGCGGGCAACGGCAGCGGTGCCGGCCTCGCGCCGTCCGCGTGCAGGCTGTCGAACAGCAGTGCCGCGTAGCGCCGCCACTGCTCGGGGGCGACCTCGTGGGTGTACTCGGCGACCGCACCGATCATCTTGAACAGCATCGGCAGGTCCTCGGCCTCGAAGTCCGGCCGGAGCCGCCCGCCCTCCTTCGCGCGGCGGATCAGCTCCTCCGCGAGCGGGATCAGCCGGTCGCGGGCCTGGGCGACCTTGTCGTGCCCGAAGGCCGTGCTGAGCATGACGTCGTGCAGCCCGCGGTCCTCGGCGATGAGCGCGGTCGCCTCCCACAGGAAGTCCAGCAGGCCCTGCCACGGGTCTGGCCGGTCGAGCGCCTCGCTCATCAGCCTGCCGATGCCCTCGAGCCGGTCGGCGAACATCTCCTCGACCAGCTGTTCCTTGTTGCGGAAGCGGCGGTAGACGGTGCCGACGCCGAGCCCCGCGTGATGGGCGACGTCGTCGAGCGTCGTTTCCAGACCGCGTTCGCGGAAGACCTCGCGGGCGCTGGCGATGATGCGCTGCCGGTTGAGTTCGGCGTCGCGCCTGAGCGGCCGCTTCGGCGCGGTCCGCGGTGTGTCCCGCGTCATGAATCCCATCCTAGCAACAAGTCGAGGCCACTCCTCCACTTCCTGTACGGTGGAAGCAGAAGGGGAGGTCCCTACTCCACATATGTCTGCGAGGACCAGTATGCCTGACTCGTCCACGGCGGTCGTCGAACCCGGAACGGGTTCCGCGGCCGCCGAAGATCCACACCACGCGCGCCGCTGGCTGATCCTGGTGGTGATCGCGCTGGCGCAGCTGATGGTCGTGCTCGACGCGACCATCGTGAACATCGCGCTGCCCACCGCCCAGCACGACCTCGGCTTCTCCAGCGACGCGCGGCAATGGGTGGTCACCGCCTACGCGCTCGCCTTCGGCAGCCTGCTGCTGCTCGGCGGCCGGGTGGCCGACCTGTTCGGCCGCAAGTACGCCCTGCTGATCGGGCTCGGCGGGTTCGCCGTCGCGTCCGCGGTCGGCGGTGCGGCCAACGGGTTCGAGATGCTCGTCATCGCCCGCGCGGCACAGGGTGTCTTCGGCGCGCTGCTCGCGCCGGCCGCGCTTTCGCTGCTGACCACAACGTTCACCGACGTCAGGGAACGCGGCCGGGCGTTCGGCATCTTCGGGGCGATCGCCGGCGGGGGTGCCGCGGTCGGCCTGCTGCTCGGGGGCGTGCTCACCGAGTACCTCGACTGGCGCTGGTGCATGTTCGTGAACATCATCATCGCCGTGGTCGCGCTCGCCGGCGGGCTGTCGCTGCTGCGGCACCGGCCGTCCGAGCACCGGCCGAGGCTCGACCTCCCAGGCACGGTCGCCGCGTCCGCCGGACTGTTCGCGGTGGTCTACGGCTTCTCCAACGCCGAGACCCACGACTGGTCCTCGGCACTGGTGTGGGGCTTCCTGGCCGCCGGCGTCGTGCTGCTGGGCGTGTTCGCGGTGCTGCAGAGCCGGGTCGAGCATCCGCTGCTGCCGCTGCGCGTCGTGCTCGACCGCAACCGCGGCGGCGCCAACCTGTCGGTGTTCCTGCTCGGCATCGGGATGTTCGGGATCTTCCTGTTCCTGACCTACTACCTGCAGCAGAACCTCGGCTTCTCGCCGGTCACGTCGGGACTGGCGTTCCTGCCGATGGTCGGTGCGCTGATGCTCACTGCCACTACCGCGACGGCGGTGCTGCTGCCACGCTTCGGCCCCAGGTGGCTCGTCGCACTGGGCATGCTGATCGCGGCCGTGGGCATGTTCTGGCTCAGCGCACTGGACGTCAGCAGCACCTACGCCGGCGGCGTGCTGTTCCCGCTGATCGTCGCCGGGCTGGGGATCGGCCTGTCGATGGCGCCGGCGATGAACGTCGCCACGGCGGGCGTCGGCGCGCACGACGCCGGGGTCGCGTCCGCGACGGTGAACACCGCGCAGCAGATCGGCGGCTCGATCGGGACCGCGCTGCTGAGCTCCATCGCGGCGAACGCCGTGTCGTCGTTCACCGCGGGCAGGGCGATGACCCCGCAGGTGGTGGCGGAGGCCGCGGTGCACAGCTACACCACGGCGTTCACCTGGGCCGCCTGGATCTTCGTGCTCGGCGCGGTGGCCTGCGGGCTGCTGCTCAAGCCGGGCGCGCCCGTGCAGAGCGAGACGCCGGCAGTCCACATGTGACCGAGGGTGCGCTGCGTTCTCACTGCCGGTGGGAACGCAGCGCCTCGATCACCTCGTCGTCCCAGCGGTGGGTGCGGATCAGCCGGTAGCGCTCGCCCGCCACCCACATGTAGGCCTCGGCCTCGGTGCGGTTGCCGATCAGGTCCGCCTGCCGCAGCATCTCGACCACCGGCTGGTACTCGTCGCGGTACCACCGGTTCGCCACCGTCGCGCGGTCGAGGAACGTGCCCTCGTCCTGCATCAGCCGAAAGCCCCAGGCCTCGACGTGCTCGCCGAGCATCGCGTAGTGCCACGGGTCGGACAACACCACCGACGCGCGGGCCTCGCCGGTCAGCGGCACCCGTTCCAGGAACAGCCGTCGGTAGTCCTTGACGATCAGGTCGCCGCGGTAGCGGATGCCGTCGGGCTTGAGCCTCGTCCGCACCTCGGTCACGTAGGCCTCTATTGTGGACAGTCCCATGGCGAACGCGACGGAGACCCGGTGGTGCCCGTCGATGATGAAGTGCAGGTCGCCCACCCGGTAGACCTCGATGGGCGGTATCGGCTCGCCCCGGCGCGCGGCCAGCGCCAGTCGCTCCCAGCGTTCCCGCACCCGCCCGGAGGTGGGGCGGAACCGGCGGTCGAAGTCGTGCCCGCGGTCGACGCTGCCGACGATCGAGTCGAGCCGGATCACCCGCAGGCCGATTCGCCGTTCGCCCTCGTAGCCGAGCGCCTCGACGACCTCGTCGAACGGCAGCATGATGTTCACGTCGTCGGGTTCGCGGCGCAGCCAGTTGGCCAGGCGTGACAGCACCTGGCGGCGGCGGGCGCGCAGGAAGTCGTGCTCGGCGTCGGCCCGGGGGAAGCCGGTGTCCCTGGCCGGGCTCATACCCGCGCCTCGGTTGCGAGGTCGAGCACCTGCGCGCCGACCACGTTGCGGACCCGGGTGGCGCCGAGCCGGTGCTCCGGAAGGTGCTCGCCGTAGGGGTGGATGTGCCCGTGCAGCAGCCATTTCGGCCGCAGCCGCTCGACTGTCTCGTGTAGACAGTCGAACCCGTGGTGGGGGAGGTCCTCGCGGTCGCCGACGCCGCGGGGCGGGGCGTGGGTGAGCAGGACGTCCACCCCGCGGCCGTCCGTGCGCCGGCGGCGCCCGGCGGCCCGCACGAGCCGCCGGGCGCGGCGGGCCTGCTGGGCCTGGGTCCACTGGTTCGGACCGTCGTTGTATCGGACCGAGCCGCCCAGCCCGGCGATGCGCAGCCCCGCGACGTCGACGACGCGGCCGTCGGCGTTGATCCCGCCGGGCGGCCCCGGCCAGGCGTGCGGGAACCCGGCGCGCACCCACAGCCCGCCGGAGCGGGTGAAGCCGGTCAGGTCGGCGTCGTGGTTGCCGGGCACGAACACGCACGGCCGATCGACCGCGTCGGCGAGGAAGGCGAGGTAGTCGAAGGGCAGGTCGCCCGCCGCCAGGACGAGGTCGACCTCGGCGCGGACCCCGCAGGCCCGCAACCGCTCGTCGACCTCATCCGCGACGACCAGGACGCGCATCGGTCCAGGATAAGGCGGATGGGGGCTCGCGGCCGTTCCTAGTGCGCCGCCCGGGCGAGGTCCGGGTGGTCGGCGATGAAGAACACGACCGTGGCGATCCAGGCCAGGCTGAAGGCCAGCGCCCAGAACTTGAGGTTCGTCAGGAAACGCGACACCGGAAGACTCCTTTCGCGAGTTCAGGAGGACAGGGACGTCACAGCCACTTGTTCTTCCTGAATATTCGGTAGAGGAGGAGACAGGCGCCGAGGATCACCAGCAGCGCCAGCGGATAGCCGAACTGCCAGTGCAGCTCCGGCATGTACTCGAAGTTCATGCCCTCGATCCCGGCGAGCATCGTCGGCACCGTGATGATCGCCGCCCAGGCGGTGATCTTGCGCATGTCGGTGTTCTGCTGCAGCGAGATCTTCGCGACCGTCGCGTCGACGAGGGTGTTGAGCAGCTCGTCGAAGTTCGCCACCCGCTCCGAGACGGTGATCAGGTGGTCGTCGACGTCGCGGAAGTACGAGCGCACCTCGTCGGGCACCAGCCGGGTGAAGCCCTCGGCCAGCCGCCGCACCGGCGCCGCCAGCGGCACCACCGCGCGCCGCAGTTCGAGCACCTCGCGCTTCATCAGGTAGATCTGCTCGGCGCTGACCATCGTCCTGGGCGCGAAGACGCGGGTCTCCATCTCCTCGATGTCGTCCTCGACCGCGCTGGTCACCTCGAGGTAGTGGTCCACGATGTGGTCGGTGATGGCGTGCAGCACCGACGCGGGCCCGGCCTTCAGCCGCTCCGGGTCGTCGTCGAGGTCCTGGCGCAGGTGCGCGAGCCCGGAGTGGGCGCCGTGGCGCACGGTGATGATGAAGTCCAGGCCCAGGAAGGCCATCAGCTCGCCGGTCTCGACGATCTCGTTGGCGGTGGTGGGCGACTCGTGCTCGACGTAGCGCAAGGTCTTGAGCACCATGAACAACGTGTCGTCGTAACGCTCGAGCTTGGGCCGCTGGTGCGCCTGCACCGCGTCCTCGACGGCCAGCTCGTGCAGCCCGTACATCTCCGAGATGCCCTGGATCTGCTCCTCGTCCGGCTCGTGCAGCCCGATCCAGACGAAACCCTCGCGCCGCCGCCGCACTTCCTTGATGGCCTCGGCATGGGTCCACCGGCCGGGCAGCCGCTTGCCGTCGACGTAGACGGCACAGTCGACGACATAGGCCGAAAGTGGCACCGGGATGGGCGGCTGGATGCGGGCGCGGCCGTTACCGCGGCCCCGCAGGCCGCCGAGCGACGGAATCGCAGGCATGGGATCTCCTGGCTGACGTAGTGCGTGCTACGACGGCCGTGCGGGGCTCGCCCGCCCGGCCGTGACCAGCGTCTCCCGAAAGGCAGGCTAGTGAGCACCGGCCGAGAGGGGAACGCTGGTTTGACTAGGGAGCGGACTATCGCCACTACTCATCGTGCGTTCCTCACCTCCTTCGGCCGGGGGCAGTGTGTAAGACCGGTCGCGTTGACGCGGGGGCCTCCGTTGGTCGAGGGTACTCCTCAACATCAGTCACGTCGTTTTCGGTCGGTGTGGCGTTACCCGCTTTCCGAGGAGTGAGCAGTGCAGTTCGGGCGTTATTTCGAGGAGTTCGAGGTGGGCGCGGTGTACAAGCACTGGCCGGGCAAGACGGTCACCGAGTACGACGACCACCTCTTCTGCCTGCTCACCATGAACCACCACCCGCTGCACCTGGACGCGCACTACGCGGGCGAGACCACCGACTTCGGCAAGAACGTCGTGGTGGGCAACTACATCTACTCACTGCTGCTGGGCATGTCCGTGCCGGACGTCTCGGGCAAGGCGATCGCCAACCTGGAGGTCGAGTCCCTCAAGCACGTGAAGCCGACCTTCCACGGTGACACGATCTACGGTGAGACCGAGGTGCTCGACAAGACACCCTCGAAGTCGAAGGACGACCGGGGCGTGGTGTACGTCGAGACCCGGGGCTACAAGCAGGACGGGACGATCGTGTGCACCTTCCGCCGCAAGGTGATGGTGCCCAAGCGTTCCTACGGCGAAGCACGCGGTGGCGAGCAGCCGGCCCGCCCGGTTCCGCACGAATAGGAGGCTCGGGTGACGGTCGGACTGGACGAGGTCAAGCAGCGGCTCCGCGCGTTCGCGGCGGGACAGGCGGCCGGGGTGTCCCCGCTCTACGAGCACCTCACCACGAACGCGGCCGAGGACGACGAGGTCGCCGGGCTGCTCACGGCGGCGCCGGACGACACCGCCGGCGCGCCCTTGCTGCTGGCGGCGGCACACCGTCTCGTGCAGGCCGACCCGATCCATCCGCTGTCCCGGTACTACCCGTCGCTCGGCGGGTTCGACGGCGTCGACGGCGGAACGTGGCCGCTGTTCCGCGAGTTCCTGCTGGAGCGGGCCGACAAGGTGCGTGCGATCGTCGCCGAGCGGCACACCGAGACCAACGAGGTCAGCCGTGCCGCGGGTCTGTTCCCCGCGGTCGCGCTCGCCGCGAAGCAGGCCGGCGGCAAGGTCGCGCTGCTGGAGGTCGGCTGCAGTGCGGGCCTGTTGCTCGGTCTGGACAAGTTCGGCTACCGCTACCAGTGCGACGGCGGCGAGCAGATCCTCGCCGGGCCCGCGAAGGCAGCGGTGGGGCTGCACTGCGCGCTCGGCCTCGGCTCCGGCGCGGTGCTGCCGAAGGTGCCCAAGAAGGTCGCCGTCGCCGCCAAGGTCGGCCTCGACACCAGCCCGATCGACGTGTCCGACGAGGACGAGCTGGCCTGGATGGAGGCGTGCGTCTGGGCCGACCAGCTCGACCGCATCCGCCTGCTGCGCGCGGCCGCCGCGGCCCAGCGCAAGGACACCCCCGAGCTGGTCGAGGGCGACGCCGTGGACGACCTCGCCGCCGCGGCAGCGCGCACCGGCGACCTGCCGCTGGTGGTCCTGACCAGCCGGGTGCTCAACCACGTGGCCGAGCAGCGGCGCGGGGAGTTCGTCGAAGGCCTGGCGAAACTCGCGGCGGACCGTCCGGTGTGGTGGGTCAGCGACGAGCCGTACGAGGTGGCGCTGTCGTATGTGCTGCCCGGCCGGTCGGAGCTGAACTTCTTCGACGGCGCCGGCCTGTGCACGCTCGGCCTGGTGTCCTGGCGCGACGGCGTCCCGGAGGCGAAAGCGCTTGCGCACACCTCGCGGTACGGCAACCGGATGACCTGGCTCGCCGCCTGACGTAGGTTTCCCAGCATGGCCGTCACTGCTGACACCTGGTTCACGCCACTGACCCCGCTGGCCTTCCTCGAGCGCTCGGCGGAGGTCTTTCCCGACAAGGAAGCCATCGTCTACGGCGACCGCCGGGTCACCTACCGCGAGTTCGCGGCCGAGGCGACCCGCGTGGCACACGCCCTGCGCGCGTCCGGCGTCGAGCCGGGCGACCGGGTCGCCTATCTGTTGCCGAACATCCCGGAGATGCTGGTCGCGCACTTCGCGGTGCCGCTCGCCGGCGCGGTGCTGGTCGCGATCAACACCCGGCTCGCGCCCGCCGAGGTCCGCCACATCCTCCACCATTCCGGGGCGAAGGTGCTGGTAGTCGACGCCGGGCTGCACTCCTCGCTGGCCGCGGACCTGCCGGTCGCCGAGGTCGTCACCGTCACCGACCCGGCTTCCGGTGCCACGCCCGACCCCGCCGTCGGCGGCATCTCCTACCCGGACCTGCTCGCCCGCGGCGACGACGCACCGTTGCCGTGGACGGTCGCGGACGAGCGCGGCACGATCTCGATCAATTACACCTCGGGCACGACCGGGCAACCCAAAGGTGTGATGTACCACCACCGCGGCGCCTACCTGAACTCGCTGGCCGAGATCATCCACTCCCGGCACACGCCCGAGTCGCGGTACCTGTGGACCCTGCCGATGTTCCACTGCAACGGCTGGTGCACCGCCTGGGCGGTGACGGCGATCGGCGGCACGCACGTGTGCCTGCGCGCCGTGGACGCCACGGAGATCTGGCGGCTGCTGGAGACCGAGGGCATCACGCACCTCAACGGCGCCCCGACGGTGCTGGTGACCATCGCCAGCCACGAGGGCGCGCACCCGCTGCCGCACGAGGTGGTCGTGACCACCGCGGGCGCGCCGCCGTCGCCGACGGTCATCCGGCGGATGTCGGAGCTGGGCGCCCGCCTGACGCACGTCTACGGCCTGACCGAGACGTACGGCCCGTACAGCGTGTGCGAGCCGCAGGATGGCTGGCTCAAGCTGGACATCGCCGAGCGCAGCAAGGTCATGTCCCGCCAGGGCGTCGGGATGATCGTCACCGACGGTGTGCGCGTGGTCGACGAGGAGATGCGCGACGTGCCGCGGGACGGCGCCACCATGGGCGAGGTGGTGATGCGGGGCAACAACGTCATGGCGGGCTACTTCGACGACCCCGAGGCGACGGAGAAGGCCTTCCGCGGCGGCTGGTTCCACTCCGGCGACCTCGGCGTGTGGCATCCCGACGGCTACATCCAGCTGCGCGACCGCGCGAAGGACATCATCGTCTCGGGTGGCGAGAACATCTCGACGATCGAGGTCGAGGCGGCGCTGGACTCGCATCCGGCGGTGCTCGAGGTCGCCGTCGTCGGGGTGCCGCACGAGAAGTGGGGCGAGCGGCCCAAGGCGTACGTGGTGCTGCGGGCGGGCGAGTCGCTGTCCGCCGAGGAGCTGCAGGAGCACGCGCGCGGGCAGATCGCCAGGTACAAGGTGCCGGAGGCGGTCGAGTTCGTCGCCGAGCTGCCCAAGACCTCGACGGGCAAGATCCAGAAGTTCCAGCTGCGGGAACGCGACTGGGCAGGCCACGAAGGCCGGATCCAGGGCTAGGGAGCGTCCTCAAAGGCTCAATCGCGCTCTTCACGAAGCCCATCGACCAGCCTTCGAGGACGCTCCCTGGGAGCCGTGTCAGCAGCGGGGCAGCCGGTCCCAGCCGCGGAGGGTGGCCGCGAGGCCGTCGGTGAGCTCGAGTGTGCCGAACGCCGCGGCGTCCACCCAGCGGGCGTCCGCGGCGTCGTCGCCCGCGCGCAGCCGGCCGCCGCGCACCTCGCACACGTAGTCGTAGATCTCGTACCGGCCGCGCACGACCATCCCCGCCAGCGGCCCCGGCCGTACGTCCAGGCCGGTCTCCTCGC
Proteins encoded in this region:
- a CDS encoding ABC transporter ATP-binding protein, which codes for MAEIVLDKVSKRYPDGALAVSEVDLTVGDGEFIILVGPSGCGKSTTLNMVAGLEDISSGELRIDGKRMNERAPKDRDIAMVFQSYALYPHMSVRENMAFPLRLAKVDDATVRAKVEEAARILDLTQHLDRKPANLSGGQRQRVAMGRAIVRNPKAFLMDEPLSNLDAKLRGQMRTSVSKLQKQLGTTTLYVTHDQTEAMTLGDRVVVLRAGYVQQIGSPQFLYDHPANLFVAGFIGSPSMNFLPATLEDGQLKSPLGSFALPDKVRRLAEAAKAPREVIVGVRPEHFEDAALVDEAARSSGVTFAAHVDVLESMGSEKYAYFTIEGELASSSELAELAADTGADDIPGGGAQIVARLSASSPVSAGGQAEVWFDATKLQLFDPSSGANLTYEED
- a CDS encoding RNA polymerase sigma factor, which translates into the protein MHTDPLVAVFHAEHGRVLARLIGLLGDFDLAEEALADAYAIAAAKWRADGVPEHPAAWLVITARNRAIDRIRSARRLDSKLAALAEEPAPAPAEGPVLDDRLRLFFTCCHPSLGRQAQVALILRCLGGLSTEEVARLFLVSESTVQQRIVRAKRKIRGAGIPFRVPGQDELAHRLPAVLAVIYLLFTEGYAATSGPELIKVGLCEEAIRLSRVLHELLPEPAVSGLLALLLLTDARRAARVDSVGRLVPLEEQDRGSWNQALIDEGRQLVSGSAGPYAVQAAIAAVHSDAPTPEETDWPQIVELYGMLAPSPMVELNRAIAVAMASGPEAGLRLLEHVRLDSHLLPAARADLLRRAGRQAEAVAAYEQALDLVGNQVEREYLLRRRSELTT
- a CDS encoding YciI family protein, whose amino-acid sequence is MKYLTMIYVDESVPADYTRMSSDYEDYTRQLVEAGVLKDGARLLASSTATTVRVRDDEELFTDGPFAEAREQLGGYYVFDCANLDEALKWAAQCPGAREGAVEVRPLAH
- a CDS encoding TetR/AcrR family transcriptional regulator, whose amino-acid sequence is MTRDTPRTAPKRPLRRDAELNRQRIIASAREVFRERGLETTLDDVAHHAGLGVGTVYRRFRNKEQLVEEMFADRLEGIGRLMSEALDRPDPWQGLLDFLWEATALIAEDRGLHDVMLSTAFGHDKVAQARDRLIPLAEELIRRAKEGGRLRPDFEAEDLPMLFKMIGAVAEYTHEVAPEQWRRYAALLFDSLHADGARPAPLPLPALDVDRVRDAMDHWCR
- a CDS encoding MFS transporter, which encodes MPDSSTAVVEPGTGSAAAEDPHHARRWLILVVIALAQLMVVLDATIVNIALPTAQHDLGFSSDARQWVVTAYALAFGSLLLLGGRVADLFGRKYALLIGLGGFAVASAVGGAANGFEMLVIARAAQGVFGALLAPAALSLLTTTFTDVRERGRAFGIFGAIAGGGAAVGLLLGGVLTEYLDWRWCMFVNIIIAVVALAGGLSLLRHRPSEHRPRLDLPGTVAASAGLFAVVYGFSNAETHDWSSALVWGFLAAGVVLLGVFAVLQSRVEHPLLPLRVVLDRNRGGANLSVFLLGIGMFGIFLFLTYYLQQNLGFSPVTSGLAFLPMVGALMLTATTATAVLLPRFGPRWLVALGMLIAAVGMFWLSALDVSSTYAGGVLFPLIVAGLGIGLSMAPAMNVATAGVGAHDAGVASATVNTAQQIGGSIGTALLSSIAANAVSSFTAGRAMTPQVVAEAAVHSYTTAFTWAAWIFVLGAVACGLLLKPGAPVQSETPAVHM
- a CDS encoding chromosome partitioning protein ParB, with amino-acid sequence MSPARDTGFPRADAEHDFLRARRRQVLSRLANWLRREPDDVNIMLPFDEVVEALGYEGERRIGLRVIRLDSIVGSVDRGHDFDRRFRPTSGRVRERWERLALAARRGEPIPPIEVYRVGDLHFIIDGHHRVSVAFAMGLSTIEAYVTEVRTRLKPDGIRYRGDLIVKDYRRLFLERVPLTGEARASVVLSDPWHYAMLGEHVEAWGFRLMQDEGTFLDRATVANRWYRDEYQPVVEMLRQADLIGNRTEAEAYMWVAGERYRLIRTHRWDDEVIEALRSHRQ
- a CDS encoding metallophosphoesterase family protein, translating into MRVLVVADEVDERLRACGVRAEVDLVLAAGDLPFDYLAFLADAVDRPCVFVPGNHDADLTGFTRSGGLWVRAGFPHAWPGPPGGINADGRVVDVAGLRIAGLGGSVRYNDGPNQWTQAQQARRARRLVRAAGRRRRTDGRGVDVLLTHAPPRGVGDREDLPHHGFDCLHETVERLRPKWLLHGHIHPYGEHLPEHRLGATRVRNVVGAQVLDLATEARV
- a CDS encoding magnesium and cobalt transport protein CorA, giving the protein MPAIPSLGGLRGRGNGRARIQPPIPVPLSAYVVDCAVYVDGKRLPGRWTHAEAIKEVRRRREGFVWIGLHEPDEEQIQGISEMYGLHELAVEDAVQAHQRPKLERYDDTLFMVLKTLRYVEHESPTTANEIVETGELMAFLGLDFIITVRHGAHSGLAHLRQDLDDDPERLKAGPASVLHAITDHIVDHYLEVTSAVEDDIEEMETRVFAPRTMVSAEQIYLMKREVLELRRAVVPLAAPVRRLAEGFTRLVPDEVRSYFRDVDDHLITVSERVANFDELLNTLVDATVAKISLQQNTDMRKITAWAAIITVPTMLAGIEGMNFEYMPELHWQFGYPLALLVILGACLLLYRIFRKNKWL
- a CDS encoding MaoC family dehydratase → MQFGRYFEEFEVGAVYKHWPGKTVTEYDDHLFCLLTMNHHPLHLDAHYAGETTDFGKNVVVGNYIYSLLLGMSVPDVSGKAIANLEVESLKHVKPTFHGDTIYGETEVLDKTPSKSKDDRGVVYVETRGYKQDGTIVCTFRRKVMVPKRSYGEARGGEQPARPVPHE
- a CDS encoding DUF2332 domain-containing protein, which translates into the protein MTVGLDEVKQRLRAFAAGQAAGVSPLYEHLTTNAAEDDEVAGLLTAAPDDTAGAPLLLAAAHRLVQADPIHPLSRYYPSLGGFDGVDGGTWPLFREFLLERADKVRAIVAERHTETNEVSRAAGLFPAVALAAKQAGGKVALLEVGCSAGLLLGLDKFGYRYQCDGGEQILAGPAKAAVGLHCALGLGSGAVLPKVPKKVAVAAKVGLDTSPIDVSDEDELAWMEACVWADQLDRIRLLRAAAAAQRKDTPELVEGDAVDDLAAAAARTGDLPLVVLTSRVLNHVAEQRRGEFVEGLAKLAADRPVWWVSDEPYEVALSYVLPGRSELNFFDGAGLCTLGLVSWRDGVPEAKALAHTSRYGNRMTWLAA